From Haloarcula sp. CBA1127, a single genomic window includes:
- the hisH gene encoding imidazole glycerol phosphate synthase subunit HisH — protein MSVRQTTADVVVVDYGLGNLRSVTRGLERAGADVSLSEDPAEFDAADGIVLPGVGAFSEGMDNAGPFREALVEQAEAGTPLFGICLGMQMLLTTSEEADHEGQGDAEGLDLIPGKNVRFSRDQTVPHMGWNELDVTRDHPLVEGVDGEHAYFVHSYYAVPDDESATVATTDYGADFASIVANDAGNVFGTQFHPEKSGETGLRILRNYVDYCLDH, from the coding sequence ATGAGTGTCAGACAGACGACCGCGGACGTGGTGGTCGTCGATTACGGACTGGGGAACCTCCGGAGCGTCACGCGCGGGCTCGAACGCGCCGGCGCAGACGTGTCGCTTTCAGAGGACCCCGCAGAGTTCGACGCGGCCGACGGCATCGTCCTGCCCGGCGTCGGAGCCTTCTCCGAAGGGATGGACAACGCCGGGCCGTTCCGCGAGGCGCTGGTCGAGCAGGCGGAGGCCGGCACGCCGCTGTTCGGGATCTGTCTCGGGATGCAGATGCTCCTGACGACGAGCGAGGAGGCCGACCACGAAGGGCAGGGTGACGCTGAGGGGCTGGACCTCATTCCGGGCAAGAACGTCCGGTTCAGCCGCGACCAGACCGTGCCACATATGGGCTGGAACGAACTCGACGTGACGCGGGACCACCCGCTCGTCGAGGGCGTCGACGGCGAACACGCCTACTTCGTCCACTCCTACTACGCCGTTCCCGACGACGAGAGCGCGACGGTGGCGACGACGGACTACGGGGCGGACTTCGCCTCGATTGTCGCCAACGACGCCGGCAACGTCTTCGGCACGCAGTTCCACCCGGAGAAGTCTGGTGAGACCGGGCTGCGCATCCTCCGGAACTACGTCGACTACTGTCTCGACCACTGA
- a CDS encoding tRNA (guanine(26)-N(2))-dimethyltransferase, which produces MRVSEGRVTVTVPEQPEAGKGADVFFNPVQELNRDITVAALRAYRERTPRVSTYLDATAASGIRGVRAAANDWETTLCDIDDDATALCEQNLERNDLAASVRRSDANVLMHSEAFDVVDVDPFGTPIPFADAAVQGTKHLLCVTATDTAPLCGAHFESGVRSYGAVPRNTEFHAEMGMRVLLSAMVRTAARYDIAARPILSHATKHYARTYLEFDHGAKVANDCIDELGYVHHCQHCLWRDHDYGLIADPPEDCPVCDEHLQTAGPIWLGRTCDPEFVSAVSEQVTEEMGTADEAKELLATLRDEIDTPTHYDQHRLCKRWGRGAEAMDEFIEKLRDAGYAASRTHYGGTTFKTDADVVEIREATAE; this is translated from the coding sequence ATGCGCGTCAGTGAGGGCCGGGTGACGGTCACGGTGCCGGAACAGCCGGAGGCGGGAAAGGGTGCAGACGTGTTCTTCAACCCCGTTCAGGAGCTGAACCGCGACATCACCGTGGCGGCGCTGCGGGCCTACCGAGAGCGAACCCCCCGCGTGTCGACGTATCTGGACGCCACCGCCGCCAGCGGCATCCGGGGCGTCCGTGCGGCGGCCAACGACTGGGAGACGACGCTGTGTGATATCGACGACGACGCGACGGCGCTGTGTGAACAGAACCTCGAACGCAACGACCTCGCGGCCTCGGTCCGGCGGTCGGACGCAAACGTGCTCATGCACTCCGAGGCCTTCGACGTGGTCGACGTGGACCCCTTCGGGACGCCGATCCCCTTCGCCGACGCGGCGGTGCAGGGGACCAAACACCTCCTCTGTGTGACGGCCACCGACACCGCGCCGCTGTGTGGGGCGCACTTCGAGAGCGGCGTCCGCTCGTACGGCGCAGTGCCGCGAAACACCGAATTCCACGCAGAGATGGGGATGCGGGTGCTCCTGTCGGCGATGGTCCGCACCGCCGCCCGCTACGACATTGCCGCCCGGCCGATTCTCAGCCACGCGACCAAGCACTACGCCCGGACCTATCTAGAGTTCGACCACGGCGCAAAAGTCGCCAACGACTGCATCGACGAACTCGGCTACGTCCACCACTGCCAGCACTGCCTCTGGCGCGACCACGACTACGGCCTCATCGCCGACCCGCCCGAGGACTGTCCGGTCTGTGACGAACACCTCCAGACGGCCGGCCCCATCTGGCTCGGTCGGACCTGTGACCCCGAGTTCGTCAGCGCCGTTTCCGAACAGGTCACAGAGGAGATGGGCACCGCCGACGAAGCCAAAGAACTGCTGGCGACACTCAGAGACGAAATCGACACGCCGACACACTACGACCAGCACCGCCTCTGCAAGCGCTGGGGGCGCGGCGCGGAAGCCATGGACGAGTTCATCGAGAAGCTCCGCGACGCTGGCTACGCGGCCTCCCGAACGCACTACGGCGGCACGACGTTCAAGACGGACGCCGACGTGGTGGAGATCCGCGAAGCGACGGCGGAGTAA
- a CDS encoding DUF5786 family protein: MGFGSYDESEQDNQEYDTDFEDEDGLDAEENAHEGDIEYEFTASNDELLDRLEDIKDNQNT, from the coding sequence ATGGGGTTCGGGAGCTACGACGAATCGGAACAAGACAATCAGGAGTACGACACAGACTTCGAGGACGAGGACGGCCTCGATGCTGAAGAAAACGCCCACGAGGGCGACATCGAATACGAGTTCACCGCGTCGAACGACGAACTACTCGACAGACTGGAAGACATCAAAGACAACCAGAACACGTGA
- a CDS encoding DUF99 family protein gives MKAGARALGVAESYRAETSQFAGAVVRASRVADGFVFSTATVGGSDATETVCAMVDRLDREDIRYLLVAGIAPAWFNVLDLQRIHDHTDLPVLSVTFESSPGLEGAIREAFDDSDTIQDRLATYRAQPERRPVSVNDETVYVRSVGIDDSAAADVVRAFTPEGGRPEPLRVARLAARGLVEME, from the coding sequence GTGAAAGCAGGGGCACGGGCCCTCGGCGTGGCGGAGTCGTACCGAGCGGAAACCAGTCAGTTCGCTGGCGCTGTCGTCCGCGCCAGTAGAGTGGCCGACGGCTTTGTTTTCAGTACTGCCACGGTCGGCGGGAGCGACGCGACTGAGACGGTGTGTGCGATGGTCGACCGACTGGACCGCGAGGACATCCGCTACCTGCTGGTCGCGGGTATCGCACCGGCGTGGTTCAACGTCCTCGACCTCCAGCGAATTCACGACCACACCGACCTGCCGGTCCTCTCGGTCACCTTCGAGTCCTCGCCGGGGCTCGAAGGGGCCATCCGCGAGGCGTTCGACGATTCCGATACCATACAGGACCGGCTGGCGACCTATCGTGCTCAGCCGGAGCGCCGACCGGTGTCGGTGAACGACGAGACGGTGTACGTCCGGAGCGTCGGTATCGACGACAGCGCCGCCGCAGATGTCGTCCGGGCGTTCACGCCGGAGGGCGGCCGTCCGGAACCCCTCCGAGTCGCCCGACTGGCGGCGCGAGGACTGGTCGAAATGGAGTGA
- a CDS encoding SDR family oxidoreductase, producing the protein MSTKAPVVLLTGAASGIGAATARAFDDDGWTVYATDVRTEFPTDIRERCRCLGLDVTDSEQVKAVVDHIIEEAGRLDCLVNNAGYGVAGPVEDVSSDSVREQFDVLVHGPHRLAQAVLPQMREHGGRIITVSSVLGHTASPGLGAYSAGKAAVESLSDALRIEVAGADDIHISLVEPAWVETGFADGALGSLRDADRTPTYDRTYDALEDGWVLTGGPLATTPDAVATTVLAAATDEPPKARYPVGSFATFVRWTHWLPARLQDPIHRGFSRASAFLGRWL; encoded by the coding sequence ATGTCCACGAAGGCTCCTGTCGTCCTGCTCACCGGCGCAGCGTCGGGTATCGGAGCGGCGACGGCGCGGGCGTTCGACGACGACGGCTGGACCGTCTACGCGACGGACGTTCGGACGGAGTTCCCAACGGATATCCGCGAGCGCTGTCGCTGTCTCGGACTCGACGTAACTGACAGCGAGCAGGTCAAGGCTGTCGTTGACCACATCATCGAGGAAGCGGGACGGCTCGACTGTCTGGTGAACAATGCCGGCTACGGGGTCGCCGGTCCGGTCGAAGATGTTTCCAGCGACAGCGTTCGCGAGCAGTTCGACGTGCTGGTCCACGGCCCACACCGGCTCGCACAGGCAGTGCTACCCCAGATGCGCGAACACGGCGGGCGCATCATCACCGTCTCAAGCGTCCTGGGCCACACCGCGTCGCCCGGACTCGGCGCGTATTCAGCCGGGAAAGCCGCCGTCGAGTCGCTTTCTGACGCACTTCGGATAGAGGTTGCCGGCGCGGACGACATCCATATCTCGCTCGTCGAACCAGCGTGGGTCGAGACGGGGTTCGCCGACGGCGCGCTGGGGAGCCTGCGTGATGCGGACCGGACGCCGACCTACGACCGGACGTACGATGCGCTGGAGGACGGCTGGGTCCTCACCGGTGGACCGCTGGCGACAACGCCAGATGCCGTCGCGACGACGGTACTCGCCGCAGCGACCGACGAGCCGCCGAAGGCCCGCTATCCTGTCGGGTCCTTCGCCACGTTCGTCCGATGGACCCACTGGCTCCCGGCGCGACTGCAGGACCCGATACACCGCGGGTTCAGTCGAGCGAGCGCGTTTCTGGGGCGGTGGCTATGA
- a CDS encoding acetoacetate decarboxylase family protein, giving the protein MTHLSGGDRIRLSTGHEVTLPLVTETTVAGAVLPARYDVAESLLPDGLTPVRVTARQAAVVLLCVEYHRIGDDAMAPYDEFAVLIGATAEGWQPPLVPLLTRDIGGYVWSLPVTTEPARALGDEIWGYPKTVADITHRDDVTRRETTIVEDGERVATVSIDWPRTWERRETVESYAVREGRLERTLVEFQGKLGAAPLSGRVDVDLGDHDRADTLRSLDLGSRSVLRFSLEGRITYGAGRSVER; this is encoded by the coding sequence ATGACGCATCTGTCCGGCGGCGACCGGATTCGGCTCTCGACCGGCCACGAAGTGACGCTGCCGCTGGTCACCGAAACGACAGTCGCCGGCGCGGTGCTCCCGGCGCGATACGACGTTGCCGAGTCGCTGCTGCCCGATGGACTGACACCGGTTCGAGTAACGGCCCGGCAGGCCGCGGTCGTGCTCCTCTGTGTCGAGTATCACCGTATCGGCGACGACGCGATGGCCCCCTACGACGAGTTCGCGGTGCTGATTGGCGCAACGGCGGAAGGGTGGCAGCCACCACTGGTGCCACTGCTGACCCGCGATATCGGTGGCTACGTCTGGTCACTCCCGGTGACAACTGAACCCGCTCGCGCCCTCGGCGACGAAATCTGGGGCTATCCGAAGACAGTCGCCGACATCACCCACCGCGACGACGTGACCCGCCGCGAAACGACGATCGTCGAGGACGGCGAGCGCGTGGCGACGGTCAGCATCGACTGGCCCCGGACCTGGGAGCGCCGGGAAACGGTCGAGAGCTACGCAGTTCGTGAGGGGCGACTGGAACGGACACTGGTCGAATTCCAAGGGAAACTGGGGGCCGCACCGCTGAGCGGGCGCGTCGACGTTGACCTGGGCGACCACGACCGGGCCGACACGCTCCGGTCGCTCGACCTCGGCTCCCGGTCAGTCCTTCGGTTCTCACTGGAAGGACGGATCACGTATGGGGCCGGGCGGTCGGTAGAGCGGTAG
- a CDS encoding YihY/virulence factor BrkB family protein: MDRTRAVSVGRAVIRTVQEEEVSFLAAGIAYYMFVSLLPLLLLTLVVGTLAGGEAFAERIVTAAGDVLTPAASTLLEDALTSGAGRGGATVLGVGVTLWSALKVFRGLDTAFSRVYGTDGPDSIVGEVIDGLAALGGIGIALVGLGIIGAFGTVLGVQVALGGLALVPVLAVAFLPLYYLFPDQEMTLQEAIPGAVFAGVGWTLLGTGFNVYAAQADSYQVYGVIGGVLLLVTWFYFAGQVLLVGAAVNAALADRQLQQVSRRRSGKAMSEDADETDTPPPAGADTPGRDADELTDEELQELREEFESFREDIEGRTLHRDEVRSDLKQYVRRRMRRGHARQWGPYIVLLYGTIMTLGAFYYLKGLWAVLAMLVIWLSTLGLYAVMIAVGVTLTATGLPGRLVDRVRDWRQ, translated from the coding sequence GTGGACCGCACACGCGCTGTCTCCGTCGGTCGGGCTGTCATCCGTACCGTTCAGGAGGAAGAGGTCTCCTTTCTCGCCGCTGGCATCGCCTACTACATGTTCGTCTCGCTCCTGCCGCTGTTGTTGCTGACGCTGGTCGTCGGCACGCTGGCGGGCGGAGAAGCCTTCGCCGAGCGGATCGTGACGGCGGCGGGAGACGTGCTCACACCGGCGGCGTCGACACTGCTCGAAGACGCGCTGACCAGCGGGGCCGGTCGCGGTGGTGCGACTGTGCTCGGTGTCGGCGTGACGCTGTGGAGCGCGCTCAAGGTGTTCCGCGGACTGGATACGGCCTTCAGTCGCGTCTACGGGACGGACGGCCCCGACTCGATTGTCGGCGAAGTCATCGACGGGCTGGCTGCGCTGGGTGGCATCGGTATCGCACTGGTCGGGCTCGGTATCATCGGCGCGTTCGGGACGGTGCTGGGCGTGCAGGTCGCGCTCGGCGGGCTCGCGCTCGTTCCCGTGCTGGCAGTCGCCTTCCTTCCGCTGTACTACCTCTTTCCCGACCAAGAGATGACACTGCAGGAGGCCATCCCCGGCGCGGTGTTCGCCGGCGTCGGGTGGACACTGCTCGGGACGGGATTCAACGTCTACGCGGCGCAGGCCGATTCCTATCAGGTGTATGGCGTCATCGGTGGGGTCCTGTTGCTCGTGACGTGGTTTTACTTCGCCGGACAGGTGCTTCTCGTGGGGGCAGCGGTCAACGCGGCGCTCGCGGACCGGCAACTACAACAGGTATCGCGCCGACGGTCCGGCAAAGCGATGAGTGAGGACGCTGACGAGACCGACACGCCCCCGCCGGCCGGCGCCGATACGCCCGGCCGAGACGCCGACGAGTTGACAGATGAGGAACTACAGGAACTCCGCGAGGAGTTCGAGTCATTCCGTGAGGACATCGAGGGCCGGACGCTCCACCGTGACGAGGTGCGGTCGGACCTCAAACAGTACGTCCGCCGCCGGATGCGCCGCGGCCACGCCCGCCAGTGGGGTCCCTACATCGTCTTGCTGTACGGTACGATCATGACCCTTGGCGCGTTCTACTACCTGAAGGGGCTCTGGGCCGTGCTGGCGATGCTGGTCATCTGGCTGTCGACGCTCGGCCTCTACGCCGTGATGATTGCGGTCGGTGTGACGCTTACTGCCACCGGCCTCCCCGGACGACTCGTCGACCGCGTGCGTGACTGGCGACAGTGA
- a CDS encoding uracil-DNA glycosylase family protein, with protein MEQMDGLDVVGCERCDELCRSRSRIVNGVGPADADLLFVGEAPGANEDEQGEPFVGRSGDVLDDGLRDAGLDRGDVRITNCVRCRPPDNRDPRTGELANCRDYLEAEIDRVDPEVVVTLGKVPAEHLLERDVAVTGEAGDVFDVAIAGQPRRVLVSIHPAATLYDPSQKETFEAALTTAAEFTDAQSGQSRLGEF; from the coding sequence ATGGAGCAGATGGACGGCCTCGACGTCGTCGGCTGTGAGCGCTGTGACGAACTCTGTCGCTCGCGCTCGCGAATCGTCAACGGCGTCGGCCCCGCGGACGCGGACCTGCTGTTCGTCGGGGAGGCCCCCGGCGCGAACGAGGACGAACAGGGCGAACCGTTCGTCGGCCGGAGCGGCGACGTGCTCGACGATGGGCTGCGTGATGCCGGCCTCGACCGCGGCGACGTGCGCATCACCAACTGCGTGCGCTGTCGCCCGCCGGACAACCGCGACCCGCGAACAGGCGAACTCGCGAACTGCCGCGACTATCTGGAGGCGGAAATCGACCGCGTCGACCCGGAGGTCGTCGTCACACTCGGGAAAGTCCCGGCCGAGCACCTGCTGGAGCGTGACGTTGCGGTCACCGGCGAAGCGGGCGACGTGTTCGACGTAGCTATCGCTGGCCAGCCACGCCGGGTGCTCGTCTCTATCCACCCGGCGGCGACGCTGTACGACCCCAGCCAGAAGGAGACGTTCGAGGCCGCACTGACGACTGCCGCGGAGTTTACCGACGCCCAGAGCGGTCAGTCGCGACTCGGCGAGTTTTAA
- a CDS encoding RidA family protein, with protein sequence MAESKTQARNAVEPAETNEQTNIDSNVTRYEGDQPTEHSVYGKRQQDSQLLFFDGQVPDADTARNGDVQEQTLAALDQIRAMAADSGLEPRDLLRTTVYLTEMDQLPAVKQAYAAFFDGQRPSRSVVGVASLPNDAAVQIEATGVKR encoded by the coding sequence ATGGCAGAAAGCAAGACGCAGGCGAGGAATGCTGTAGAGCCCGCAGAAACGAACGAACAGACAAACATCGACAGTAATGTGACCCGGTACGAAGGCGACCAACCGACAGAGCACAGCGTGTACGGCAAGCGCCAGCAGGACAGCCAGCTCCTGTTCTTCGACGGACAGGTTCCGGACGCGGACACGGCTCGCAACGGCGATGTGCAGGAACAGACGCTGGCCGCACTCGACCAAATTCGTGCCATGGCTGCCGACTCCGGTCTCGAACCGCGTGACCTGCTGCGGACGACAGTGTACCTCACGGAGATGGACCAGCTACCAGCGGTCAAGCAAGCGTACGCGGCGTTTTTCGACGGACAGCGACCGTCACGAAGCGTCGTCGGCGTTGCAAGCCTGCCGAACGACGCGGCGGTGCAGATCGAAGCAACCGGTGTAAAGCGGTAA
- a CDS encoding phosphatase PAP2 family protein translates to MIRAVGVTEVLSALPGAVVVLFALITQLGDFWFTFLACGLLYWLGPWTPKFGQDLTRDRTAMLVALLAVGVALVVSLKGVFALPRPPGAGTATHAELLPAALRGAYESMATGEGFGFPSGHATLSLLVWGGIAWALRVGTRRQRTAVAATIIALIGLSRLVLGVHYLADIVAGFAIAGTALAFALGALKTPERVFGLAAVIAVAGLFVTGVSRNSAGALGVAVAGAVVWALLGDSIPEPTRHGVGITALLGVVSVGALLGVTFGLDPTPGIVTLLAGLGTGALLTLPLAGERLAENTE, encoded by the coding sequence GTGATACGGGCTGTCGGCGTCACCGAGGTGCTGTCAGCGTTGCCCGGCGCGGTCGTCGTGCTGTTCGCGCTGATCACCCAGCTTGGGGATTTCTGGTTCACGTTTCTGGCCTGTGGCCTGCTGTACTGGCTCGGCCCGTGGACGCCGAAATTTGGGCAGGACCTCACTCGCGACCGGACGGCGATGCTGGTGGCGCTACTCGCCGTCGGTGTCGCGCTCGTCGTGTCACTGAAGGGCGTGTTCGCGCTGCCGCGGCCGCCCGGGGCGGGCACAGCCACCCACGCCGAACTGCTCCCGGCGGCGCTACGGGGCGCCTACGAGTCGATGGCGACCGGAGAGGGGTTCGGCTTCCCGAGCGGCCACGCCACCCTTTCGCTGCTCGTCTGGGGCGGCATCGCATGGGCGCTCCGGGTCGGCACGCGTCGACAGCGCACCGCTGTCGCCGCGACAATCATTGCCCTCATCGGGCTCTCCCGACTGGTACTCGGCGTCCACTACCTCGCCGATATCGTTGCGGGCTTTGCCATCGCCGGGACAGCCCTCGCATTCGCCCTCGGCGCGCTCAAAACGCCCGAGCGGGTGTTTGGCCTCGCGGCCGTCATCGCCGTGGCAGGGCTGTTCGTCACCGGCGTTTCCCGCAATTCGGCCGGCGCGCTGGGTGTCGCTGTCGCGGGTGCCGTGGTCTGGGCGCTACTGGGAGATTCGATCCCGGAGCCGACCCGGCACGGTGTCGGTATCACGGCGCTGCTGGGCGTTGTCTCGGTCGGAGCGTTGCTCGGGGTGACGTTCGGGTTAGACCCGACACCGGGCATCGTCACGTTACTTGCGGGGCTTGGGACCGGAGCGCTGCTAACGCTACCGCTGGCCGGTGAGCGCCTCGCAGAAAATACTGAATAG
- a CDS encoding MATE family efflux transporter: MPSTYNPVRGVLLFIGGLLARFDLVERERVRRATDLSWPRIVTGLARMSKSTVDVAMVGLALGPTAIAGVGFAAPFWELVFALGGGVAGGTIGMVSQRYGADAGEELAVTVTTSATVVLGLTLPLAAAYWVVPGLLVDLVGTGSEAVGYGVQYLRVAALGVPFAALNLIASRTLVGADDAWTPMLLRAGGAVVNIALNAVFIFGFGLGVVGAALGTVIANVLVTAGFAVGLARGGLPIIGAFPVRVPVSRPLLDRRLGRDLAKTGTPLVGANLARTGAQFPRLFIVGLFGPGVVSAYVVALRVRALLDTPNWGLSLASSSLVGQALGDDDEAEATVWAETVLRLSIGVYIVVAATLLPFSRGIARLFVSDPTVLPLVTVFVAVACASVVFRGVDGGSVGPLRASGDTRWPFYSQLAGMYLFALPLAYLGYVTPLGELALYASLVVETAVPAAVTYYRFRSGTWRVVSRSYRPDAALDD, encoded by the coding sequence GTGCCCTCCACGTACAATCCGGTCCGTGGCGTCCTGCTGTTCATCGGCGGCCTGCTCGCGCGGTTCGACCTCGTCGAGCGCGAGCGGGTCCGACGAGCGACGGACCTGTCCTGGCCCCGGATCGTCACCGGGCTCGCGCGGATGTCGAAGTCGACGGTCGACGTGGCGATGGTGGGGCTAGCACTCGGACCGACCGCCATCGCCGGCGTCGGCTTCGCCGCGCCGTTCTGGGAACTGGTGTTCGCGCTGGGCGGCGGCGTCGCCGGCGGGACAATCGGCATGGTGTCCCAGCGCTACGGTGCCGACGCCGGCGAGGAACTGGCGGTCACCGTCACGACCAGCGCCACTGTCGTACTCGGGCTGACACTTCCGCTGGCGGCGGCGTACTGGGTCGTCCCCGGACTGCTCGTCGACCTCGTCGGAACGGGGTCCGAAGCCGTCGGATACGGGGTCCAGTACCTGCGCGTCGCCGCCCTCGGTGTCCCCTTCGCCGCACTGAACCTCATCGCCAGTCGGACGCTCGTGGGAGCCGACGACGCCTGGACGCCGATGCTGTTGCGGGCCGGCGGCGCGGTCGTCAACATCGCATTGAACGCCGTCTTCATCTTCGGATTCGGCCTCGGCGTCGTCGGTGCGGCCCTGGGCACGGTCATTGCGAACGTGCTGGTCACGGCTGGGTTCGCCGTCGGACTGGCTCGCGGTGGCCTGCCGATCATCGGCGCGTTCCCGGTCCGGGTTCCGGTGTCGCGACCGTTACTCGACCGGAGACTGGGGCGAGACCTCGCGAAAACCGGGACCCCGCTCGTGGGAGCCAACCTCGCACGGACCGGGGCGCAGTTCCCTCGGCTGTTCATCGTCGGCTTGTTCGGGCCTGGCGTCGTCTCGGCCTACGTCGTGGCACTCCGCGTCCGGGCGCTGCTTGACACGCCGAACTGGGGACTGAGCCTCGCATCGAGTAGCCTCGTCGGGCAAGCACTCGGCGACGATGACGAGGCCGAGGCGACCGTCTGGGCGGAGACAGTACTCCGGTTGAGTATTGGCGTGTACATCGTCGTCGCAGCGACGCTGCTCCCGTTCTCACGGGGCATCGCCCGTCTGTTCGTTTCGGACCCCACGGTGCTCCCGCTGGTGACGGTGTTCGTCGCCGTCGCGTGTGCCAGTGTCGTGTTCCGTGGCGTCGACGGCGGCTCAGTCGGGCCGCTCCGGGCCAGCGGCGACACGCGCTGGCCGTTTTACTCACAGCTGGCCGGAATGTACCTGTTCGCCCTCCCGCTGGCGTATCTCGGCTACGTCACGCCGCTCGGCGAACTCGCGCTGTACGCCTCGCTCGTCGTCGAGACGGCGGTTCCCGCGGCGGTGACGTACTATCGGTTCCGCTCGGGAACGTGGCGGGTCGTGAGCCGGTCGTACCGGCCCGACGCAGCGCTCGACGACTGA
- a CDS encoding histidine kinase N-terminal 7TM domain-containing protein, protein MNLDLPWLALGSFASGIGSLYLLAQLRAHWDKPGARWFVATIVTQTVWCFSYGVALLVFDPTLRLALEMVSWLGIIWIGFCFLSFALGYTGRTNVLESGWYRGVAVLPLVETALVVTNPVHTVVWQGFRVVPAAGGAGAEYAVLPVGLLTIIVAMLFVSFGTLLVFDTVVSYGPLYRREALAVGLSPIPPGAAVLLWAGGVGPVPAVNLTPLLFLPHVGLDLYAFVRSDMFEFHPATRRAGERAAIHDIATPVAIVDEQGRVVNLNPAAEQMFAVDKHEALTEPLNDFLGDDDIATDGGSSRVSIEAGGRHREFKIRQTALRDETGTQLGYTVVFQDITDEIRRERRLEVLNRFLRHNVRNESVVIQARAELLATELDGDHADYAATIEESVGRLVDSGQKARTLAEAGAGDATPEPVVLADLAAEVIDAAREEHGGSVTVEMPDDLRLTTQPALLEILLTNLVENALQHVPDAVVTVSAEVDDDDVVLTVSDNGPGVPEHELGVLERGRETDLNHGSGIGLWLVRWTATTLEGDLDFDTSDGTTVTVRLPQERTAAEAE, encoded by the coding sequence ATGAACCTCGACCTCCCGTGGCTAGCGCTGGGCTCGTTTGCCTCGGGGATCGGGTCGCTGTATCTGCTGGCCCAGCTCCGGGCACACTGGGACAAGCCCGGCGCGCGGTGGTTCGTCGCGACCATCGTCACACAGACGGTCTGGTGTTTCAGCTACGGCGTGGCGCTGCTGGTGTTCGACCCGACACTGCGCCTCGCTCTGGAGATGGTGTCCTGGCTGGGCATCATCTGGATTGGCTTCTGTTTTCTCTCGTTCGCGCTGGGATACACGGGTCGGACGAATGTCCTCGAAAGCGGCTGGTACCGTGGCGTGGCGGTGCTGCCGCTCGTCGAAACGGCGCTTGTCGTCACGAACCCGGTCCACACCGTGGTCTGGCAGGGCTTCCGGGTCGTACCGGCTGCCGGCGGCGCAGGAGCCGAGTACGCTGTCTTGCCGGTGGGACTGCTCACGATCATCGTCGCAATGCTGTTCGTCAGCTTCGGGACCCTACTGGTGTTCGATACGGTCGTCAGCTACGGCCCGCTGTACCGGCGCGAGGCGCTGGCGGTCGGCCTGAGTCCCATACCGCCCGGGGCCGCGGTGTTGCTGTGGGCCGGCGGGGTCGGACCGGTTCCGGCGGTGAACCTGACGCCGCTCCTGTTCCTGCCCCACGTCGGGCTGGATCTGTACGCGTTCGTTCGCAGCGATATGTTCGAGTTCCACCCAGCGACCCGGCGGGCCGGCGAGCGGGCGGCCATCCACGACATCGCCACGCCCGTCGCCATCGTCGACGAACAGGGCCGGGTCGTGAACCTCAACCCCGCCGCCGAACAGATGTTCGCCGTCGACAAGCACGAGGCACTGACGGAGCCGCTGAACGATTTTCTGGGCGACGACGATATCGCGACCGACGGCGGGAGTTCACGGGTGTCTATCGAGGCCGGTGGTCGACACCGCGAGTTCAAGATCCGGCAGACGGCGCTCCGCGACGAGACAGGCACGCAACTGGGGTATACGGTCGTCTTTCAGGACATCACCGACGAGATCCGCCGCGAGCGCCGTCTCGAAGTGCTCAATCGTTTTCTCAGACACAACGTCCGCAACGAGAGCGTCGTCATCCAGGCCCGGGCAGAACTGCTGGCGACGGAACTCGACGGCGACCACGCCGACTACGCGGCGACTATCGAGGAGTCGGTCGGTCGGCTGGTCGACTCCGGCCAGAAGGCCCGGACCCTCGCCGAAGCGGGGGCCGGAGATGCGACCCCCGAACCCGTCGTGCTGGCCGACCTCGCCGCCGAAGTCATCGACGCAGCCCGCGAGGAACACGGTGGCTCGGTCACGGTTGAGATGCCCGACGACCTCCGGCTGACGACCCAGCCCGCCCTGCTGGAAATCCTGCTCACCAACCTCGTCGAGAACGCTCTCCAGCACGTTCCGGACGCCGTCGTCACTGTCAGCGCGGAGGTCGATGACGACGATGTCGTGCTGACCGTCAGCGACAACGGCCCCGGGGTGCCCGAACACGAACTTGGCGTGCTGGAGCGGGGCCGCGAGACGGACCTGAACCACGGCAGCGGCATCGGCCTCTGGCTCGTCCGCTGGACCGCGACGACGCTGGAAGGGGACCTCGATTTCGACACGAGCGACGGGACGACGGTGACCGTTCGACTGCCTCAGGAGCGGACGGCCGCCGAAGCAGAGTGA